One window of the Candidatus Microbacterium colombiense genome contains the following:
- a CDS encoding WhiB family transcriptional regulator, with translation MTGYRSDVPENWFVDPINLGVPGVRKPDAEDDSTLAWQSDALCSQTDPEAFFPEKGGSTRDAKRICTTCDVRGECLEYALNNDERFGIWGGLSERERRKLKRRAS, from the coding sequence ATGACGGGATACCGTTCCGACGTACCGGAGAACTGGTTCGTCGATCCGATCAACCTCGGAGTCCCCGGGGTGCGGAAGCCGGATGCAGAAGACGACAGCACTCTCGCATGGCAGAGCGACGCGCTCTGCTCGCAGACCGATCCCGAGGCGTTCTTCCCTGAGAAGGGTGGGTCCACTCGCGATGCGAAGAGGATCTGCACCACGTGCGACGTCCGCGGCGAATGCCTCGAGTACGCACTGAACAACGATGAGCGGTTCGGCATCTGGGGCGGGCTCTCCGAGCGCGAGCGTCGCAAGCTCAAGCGTCGCGCGAGCTGA